A genomic segment from Diceros bicornis minor isolate mBicDic1 chromosome 5, mDicBic1.mat.cur, whole genome shotgun sequence encodes:
- the PSMA4 gene encoding proteasome subunit alpha type-4 — protein MSRRYDSRTTIFSPEGRLYQVEYAMEAIGHAGTCLGILANDGVLLAAERRNIHKLLDEVFFSEKIYKLNEDMACSVAGITSDANVLTNELRLIAQRYLLQYQEPIPCEQLVTALCDIKQAYTQFGGKRPFGVSLLYIGWDKHYGFQLYQSDPSGNYGGWKATCIGNNSAAAVSMLKQDYKEGEMTLKSALALAIKVLNKTMDVSKLSAEKVEIATLTRENGKTVIRVLKQKEVEQLIKKHEEEEAKAEREKKEKEQKEKEK, from the exons ATG TCTCGAAGATATGACTCGAGGACTACTATATTTTCTCCAGAAG GTCGCTTGTACCAAGTCGAATATGCCATGGAAGCTATTGGACATGCAGGCACCTGTTTGGGAATTTTAGCAAACGATGGTGTTTTGCTTGCAGCAGAGAGACGCAACATCCACAAGCTTCTTGATGAagtctttttttctgaaaaaatttATAAACTCAATGA GGACATGGCTTGCAGTGTGGCAGGCATAACTTCTGATGCTAATGTTCTGACTAATGAACTGAGGCTCATTGCTCAAAG GTATTTATTGCAGTATCAGGAGCCAATTCCTTGTGAGCAGTTGGTTACAGCACTGTGTGATATCAAACAAGCTTATACACAGTTTGGAG GAAAACGTCCCTTTGGTGTTTCGTTGCTATATATTGGCTGGGATAAGCACTATGGCTTTCAGCTCTATCAGAGTGACCCTAGTGGAAATTATGGGGGATGGAAAGCCACATGCATTGGAAATAATAGCGCT GCAGCTGTGTCAATGTTAAAACAAGACTACAAAGAAGGAGAAATGACACTGAAGTCAGCACTTGCTCTAGCTATCAAAGTCTTAAACAAGACCATGGATGTTAGCAAACTCTCTGCTGAAAAGG TGGAAATTGCTACACTAACgagagagaatggaaagacaGTCATCAGGGTTCTCAAACAAAAGGAAGTGGAACAGTTGATCAAaaaacatgaagaagaagaagcTAAAGCTGAGcgtgagaagaaagaaaaagaacagaaggaaaaggagaaatag